Genomic DNA from Paenibacillus sp. KS-LC4:
CCGGATTAAGGGCTCAGGACAAATTCGCGGCTAATGCCGCATTCCCTTTACGATTTCAAAATACTGGAGGAAACCGTTATGCCACTAGATACAGACACCAAGACGATTGATCGTATTCAATCCCTGCAAATCGCGTTCTACGGCGCTGGCTCCATGGCAGAAGCCATCGCCCGCGGCATGATTAATCAGAAGCTGACCCAGCCGGGACATATTGCGATGCTCAATCGGCAAAATGCCGATCGCCTCACCGAGCTTAACAGCCAGTATGGCGTTCAAACGATTTTGCAAGGCTCCTCGAACGAAGCGTTTCTGAAGGAAGCCGACATTATTTTTCTCGCCATGAAGCCTAAGGATGCTGTTGAAGCGATCACGAGCATTAAACCGTTTATTTCAGAGCATCAGCTTATTATATCGGTTATAGCCGGACTATCCATTGCTTCAATTGAACTGCTGCTTGGTCATAAGCTTTCGATTGTACGCACAATGCCGAATACCTCCTGCACGATCGGGCTTGGCGTTACTGGCATCAGTTATTCCGCAGCGGTCACGAAGGAGCAGCAGCAGCTGGCGGAAGCTATTTTCCAATCCGTTGGCATCACCTCAGTCGTTGAGGAAAACGCTCAGGATGTTATTACTGGCGTATCGGGCAGCGGCCCAGCTTATGTTTATTATTTTATGGAATCCATGATTGATGCAGCGAAGGCCATGGGTCTTAGCGAAACGGCGGCCAAGGAGCTTGTTACGCAGACCGTGCTCGGTGCTGCCGAAATGGTTCGTGCAACTGGCGAGGAGCCTGCCGAATTGCGCCGCAAGGTGACGTCCCCGAACGGTACGA
This window encodes:
- the proC gene encoding pyrroline-5-carboxylate reductase — its product is MPLDTDTKTIDRIQSLQIAFYGAGSMAEAIARGMINQKLTQPGHIAMLNRQNADRLTELNSQYGVQTILQGSSNEAFLKEADIIFLAMKPKDAVEAITSIKPFISEHQLIISVIAGLSIASIELLLGHKLSIVRTMPNTSCTIGLGVTGISYSAAVTKEQQQLAEAIFQSVGITSVVEENAQDVITGVSGSGPAYVYYFMESMIDAAKAMGLSETAAKELVTQTVLGAAEMVRATGEEPAELRRKVTSPNGTTQAALEVMSQKGLAEAIASGMKRSAERAGEIGADIERSLKS